The Thermodesulfobacterium sp. TA1 sequence ATCGCTTGTTTTTCTGCTATATCAAATGGTAAAGAAAGGGCAATAAGATAGTTAGGTCTGATTTCAAAAACCGGTTCCTGATTAAACAAACGGTCTGCCCACAGTTCTCCATTAAAAAACTTATTAAAGTTTTTCTCTTGAAGTCTAAGAAGGTTTAAGATGCGAAGTTTTTTTAAAAATGGTTTGTCTAAATGTTTTTCGGCAAACTTTAAAAGATTGTACCATAAACCTTGAATTTCTATAGGTTTTCCATAACGAGGAGTTACCGGCACTCCATCTAAAACCACATCCATCCAAGTTAAGGCCTTGTTTGTCTGAGGAGGTATCTCTATAAAACCATCTTCAGGGTCTAACAAAAAAGGAAGGTCTGGATTAGTGCAAAAATTTTCTATTATCTCTTTAACTGCCGAAAACAACTCATCTTTATCAGATGAAGATAACTCATGAGAAAAAGTTTCTAAAAACTGAAATATTCTTAGTCCAAACCAAAGGGTTGCATCCACCGAGTTGTAATTGGTCTCGTTTTCATCCTCTATTACATTAGGAATAACTCCGTTTATCATCCTTCGGGCATAGTTTTTAAAAATTTTTAACGCTCTTTCTTTTCCTTGTTCTAAATAAAAAACCGCAGGAATACCTATAAAAGTATCCCTTCCCCAGCAATAAAACCAAGGAAACCCAGCGATTATGTCATCTCCCAATAAGAAATCCTCTACCATCTGTTCTAAAATTTTAAAGTATTCCTTGCGAGAAAAAACCTCTTTTTTATGTGGAATAAGCACCGGAAGTGGTTGATATCTTTTTTCAACTTGAGCTAAAGCCTCTTCTAAGTCTTTTATCGTTTCGTCACAAAAAACGATTTTTAGGCTGTCTTTGACTTTTAGCTCAGCCTCTATTTTAAAAGGAGCATAAAGGTCTTCGGTAGCCTCATATCCTCTTATCTCTTCGATAGGATAAAATACTTGATAATAAAAAAGGTCCTCTCTGGTTAAGAAACCTTTAGAAAGATAGATAAAAAGAGAAAACCGGTCTTTTATTACCATTCCTGTATAGGAGTTTGTTTCAACCTCTACAAACCCTTTCCCCCAATCCGCTCGGTTAATTACTTGATGGTGGTCTCTAAAGCTTAGTTTAGGTCTTAGGATTAACTTAAAAGGATAAGAACTTATGTTTTCATAAGACAGTACTAACAGATTTTTTTGGGGATGCATTTTGATGGTTTTTTTCAGAAAAAGCTCTTTACTCTCTGGACAAAAAAAGTAAAATTGAGGAAAGGGTCGTAGGAAAAAATGTTTTATTAGTTTAAACCCATCAGGGAAAATAGTATCTC is a genomic window containing:
- a CDS encoding amylo-alpha-1,6-glucosidase, which encodes MLTELFEKFTPYEWVVSNQKGGYALGSTFLANLRKYHGLLIAGYEKGKRVHLVSSVEEQVFFPSGLSYFLDTNFYRDTIFPDGFKLIKHFFLRPFPQFYFFCPESKELFLKKTIKMHPQKNLLVLSYENISSYPFKLILRPKLSFRDHHQVINRADWGKGFVEVETNSYTGMVIKDRFSLFIYLSKGFLTREDLFYYQVFYPIEEIRGYEATEDLYAPFKIEAELKVKDSLKIVFCDETIKDLEEALAQVEKRYQPLPVLIPHKKEVFSRKEYFKILEQMVEDFLLGDDIIAGFPWFYCWGRDTFIGIPAVFYLEQGKERALKIFKNYARRMINGVIPNVIEDENETNYNSVDATLWFGLRIFQFLETFSHELSSSDKDELFSAVKEIIENFCTNPDLPFLLDPEDGFIEIPPQTNKALTWMDVVLDGVPVTPRYGKPIEIQGLWYNLLKFAEKHLDKPFLKKLRILNLLRLQEKNFNKFFNGELWADRLFNQEPVFEIRPNYLIALSLPFDIAEKQAIKKGIEMAKQELVTPFGLRTLSPKDPSFRKKYFGTQRMRDLAYHNGTVWVWLIYPYAEVLKKVYAEDKDRLKLELEGLVKVFREGITRGKMGGVPELYDGENPGYPKGAHAQFWSVAALFLVEKAIEELTTV